A region of Rhizorhabdus wittichii RW1 DNA encodes the following proteins:
- a CDS encoding adenosylcobyric acid synthase (glutamine-hydrolysing) (TIGRFAM: cobyric acid synthase CobQ~PFAM: Cobyrinic acid a,c-diamide synthase; CobB/CobQ domain protein glutamine amidotransferase) — MGAVMLQGTGSDVGKSVLVAGLCRAFVRRGLAVRPFKPQNMSNNAAVTIDGGEIGRAQALQAIACRVEPHSDMNPVLLKPQADRTSQLVVHGRVRGTLGSADFREARRPLLDEVLASYRRLREQCDIVVVEGAGSPAEINLRAGDIANMGFARAAGVPVVLVGDIDRGGVIAAVVGTRAVLDPADAAMIHGFLINKFRGDPALFEDGYRQIEALSGWRGFGVVPWLAATARLPSEDAVILERRGGPAEGRVLVACPILPRISNFDDLDPLKLEPGVELVMVPPGRPIPAEAALIVLPGSKATIADLAALRAEGWDIDIRAHHRRGRAILGLCGGYQMLGRRVADPEGIEGPPGAVDGLGLLDVETRLSPAKTLRRVEGEALDARFDGYEMHVGETDGPGRARPFARFDDGRTDGAIDPGGTVMGSYVHGLLANADLRRALLARLGIEGGGRDYAASVDAALDAIAEEIERHVDVDALVALAQAGG; from the coding sequence ATGGGCGCGGTGATGCTGCAGGGCACCGGGTCCGACGTCGGCAAGTCGGTGCTGGTCGCGGGCCTGTGCCGCGCCTTCGTCCGGCGCGGGCTGGCGGTGCGGCCGTTCAAGCCGCAGAACATGTCGAACAATGCCGCCGTCACCATCGACGGCGGCGAGATCGGCCGGGCGCAGGCGCTCCAGGCGATCGCCTGCCGGGTCGAGCCGCACAGCGACATGAACCCGGTGCTGCTCAAGCCGCAGGCCGATCGCACGTCGCAACTCGTCGTCCATGGCCGGGTGCGCGGCACGCTGGGCAGCGCCGATTTCCGCGAGGCGCGCCGGCCGCTGCTCGACGAGGTGCTGGCGAGCTATCGGCGGCTGCGCGAGCAGTGCGACATCGTCGTCGTCGAGGGCGCGGGCTCCCCGGCCGAGATCAACCTGCGCGCCGGCGACATCGCCAATATGGGCTTCGCGCGCGCGGCCGGCGTGCCGGTGGTGCTGGTCGGCGACATCGATCGCGGCGGCGTGATCGCGGCGGTCGTCGGTACCCGCGCGGTGCTCGATCCGGCCGACGCGGCGATGATCCACGGCTTTCTGATCAACAAGTTCCGCGGCGATCCGGCGCTGTTCGAGGATGGCTATCGTCAGATCGAAGCGCTGTCGGGCTGGCGCGGCTTCGGCGTCGTCCCCTGGCTGGCCGCGACCGCGCGCCTGCCGAGCGAGGACGCGGTGATCCTCGAACGGCGCGGCGGCCCGGCGGAGGGCCGGGTGCTGGTCGCCTGCCCGATCCTGCCGCGCATCTCCAATTTCGACGATCTCGACCCGCTCAAGCTGGAGCCCGGGGTCGAGCTGGTCATGGTCCCGCCCGGCCGCCCGATCCCGGCCGAGGCGGCGCTGATCGTGCTGCCCGGCTCGAAGGCGACGATCGCCGATCTCGCGGCGCTGCGGGCCGAGGGGTGGGACATCGACATCCGCGCGCATCACCGGCGCGGGCGGGCGATCCTCGGCCTGTGCGGCGGCTATCAGATGCTCGGGCGCCGCGTCGCCGATCCCGAGGGGATCGAGGGACCGCCGGGCGCGGTCGACGGCCTCGGCCTGCTCGACGTCGAGACGCGGCTGTCGCCGGCGAAGACCCTGCGCCGGGTCGAGGGAGAGGCGCTCGACGCGCGCTTCGACGGCTATGAGATGCACGTCGGCGAGACCGACGGTCCCGGCCGGGCGCGGCCCTTCGCGCGGTTCGACGACGGACGGACCGATGGCGCGATCGATCCCGGCGGAACCGTGATGGGCAGCTATGTCCATGGCCTGCTGGCGAATGCGGACCTGCGCCGCGCGCTGCTCGCCCGGCTCGGCATCGAAGGGGGCGGACGCGATTATGCCGCGAGCGTCGACGCGGCGCTCGATGCGATCGCCGAGGAAATCGAACGCCATGTCGACGTCGACGCGCTCGTCGCCCTGGCGCAGGCGGGTGGCTGA
- a CDS encoding Alpha/beta hydrolase fold-3 domain protein (PFAM: Alpha/beta hydrolase fold-3 domain protein) translates to MTKLTLAGVAVLMCGALVAAACSPLRAFDTVMPKDGASRLVAADVPYGEGPRRQLDVYAPVAGAHRPLPVIVFIYGGSWANGTREGYHFAARALSAAGFVTVVPDYRLVPEVRFPRFVQDCAAAVRWVRAHAGRYGGDPGRIVLVGHSAGAYNAAMLALDPQFLGPDRAAIKGFAGLAGPYDFLPFNGKVVTDAFGAWPKPEETQPIHYADASAPPVLLLHGGEDGTVWPKNSINLDARLRAAGVSSELKVYRDLGHVGIVTALARPFRGEAPVLADITTFARRVTGS, encoded by the coding sequence ATGACGAAGCTCACCCTCGCCGGGGTCGCGGTGCTGATGTGCGGGGCGCTGGTGGCGGCAGCCTGCTCGCCGCTGCGCGCGTTCGATACGGTGATGCCCAAGGACGGCGCGAGCCGGCTGGTCGCCGCCGACGTCCCCTATGGCGAAGGGCCGCGCCGCCAGCTCGACGTCTACGCCCCGGTCGCCGGAGCGCATCGCCCCCTGCCCGTCATCGTCTTCATCTATGGCGGCTCCTGGGCCAACGGCACGCGCGAGGGCTATCATTTCGCCGCGCGGGCGCTGTCGGCGGCGGGCTTCGTCACCGTCGTCCCCGACTATCGGCTGGTCCCCGAGGTGCGCTTCCCCCGCTTCGTGCAGGATTGCGCCGCCGCCGTCCGCTGGGTGCGGGCGCATGCCGGCCGCTATGGCGGCGACCCCGGGCGCATCGTCCTGGTCGGCCATTCGGCGGGCGCCTACAATGCCGCGATGCTGGCGCTCGACCCGCAATTCCTGGGTCCCGACCGCGCCGCGATCAAGGGTTTCGCCGGGCTCGCCGGCCCCTATGACTTCCTGCCGTTCAACGGGAAGGTGGTGACCGACGCCTTCGGCGCCTGGCCGAAGCCCGAGGAGACCCAGCCGATCCACTATGCCGACGCCTCCGCCCCGCCGGTGCTGCTGCTCCACGGCGGCGAGGACGGCACCGTCTGGCCGAAGAACTCGATCAACCTCGACGCCCGGCTGCGCGCGGCGGGCGTGTCGTCCGAGCTCAAGGTCTATCGCGACCTCGGCCATGTCGGCATCGTCACCGCCCTCGCCCGGCCGTTCCGGGGAGAGGCGCCGGTGCTGGCCGACATCACCACCTTCGCGCGGCGCGTGACGGGAAGCTGA
- a CDS encoding DNA repair protein RecN (TIGRFAM: DNA repair protein RecN~PFAM: SMC domain protein) encodes MLTTLAIRDVVLIEALDLEFGPGLGTLTGETGAGKSILLDSLGLALGTRADSGLVRTGAAQAMVSAGFDLPADHPAFALLAENGFDADPGEALVIRRLVKADGGSRAFVNDQPASAATLRELGGMLVEIHGQHDDRGLINPRGHRALLDAFGRLDVAGVAAAHAAWRAAEDALEAARTDIENAARDREWLDHAVEELNRFGPEPGEEATLAAERADMQKGAKLTDDLVAVGAHLDGSDGGLAALRQAARRLDRIAPEHPLLADALAALDRAVIEASEAEDKLAAAAEAMRFDPARLETVETRLFELRALARKHRVDPDALAELRDELAARLDRIEAGDAGLAKLEATARDARAAYLALAEALSEARRAAALRLDAAVAIELAPLKLDAARFRTVVETLPESGWSPAGRDRVEFEIATNPGAPFAPLMKIASGGELSRFILALKVALAEQGSATTMIFDEIDRGVGGAVASAIGERLKRLASGAQLLVVTHSPQVAARGASHWLIAKSHDGLVTRTGVRPLGADERQEEIARMLSGAEITAEARAQAMRLLEAA; translated from the coding sequence ATGCTCACCACGCTGGCGATCCGGGATGTCGTGCTGATCGAGGCGCTCGATCTCGAATTCGGCCCGGGTCTGGGCACGCTGACCGGCGAGACAGGCGCGGGCAAGTCGATCCTGCTCGATTCGCTCGGCCTCGCGCTCGGCACCCGCGCCGACAGCGGCCTCGTCCGCACCGGCGCCGCGCAGGCGATGGTGTCGGCGGGGTTCGACCTGCCGGCCGACCACCCCGCCTTCGCCCTGCTCGCCGAGAACGGCTTCGACGCCGATCCGGGCGAGGCGCTGGTGATCCGCCGCCTGGTCAAGGCCGACGGCGGCAGCCGCGCCTTCGTCAACGACCAGCCCGCCTCCGCCGCCACGCTGCGCGAACTGGGCGGGATGCTGGTCGAGATCCACGGCCAGCATGACGATCGCGGCCTGATCAACCCGCGCGGCCACCGCGCGCTGCTCGATGCCTTCGGCCGGCTCGACGTCGCCGGGGTCGCCGCCGCCCATGCCGCCTGGCGCGCCGCCGAGGACGCGCTGGAGGCCGCCCGCACCGACATCGAGAATGCCGCGCGCGACCGCGAATGGCTCGACCATGCGGTCGAGGAGCTCAACCGCTTCGGTCCCGAGCCGGGCGAGGAGGCCACCCTCGCCGCCGAGCGCGCCGACATGCAGAAGGGCGCGAAGCTGACCGACGACCTGGTCGCGGTCGGCGCGCATCTCGACGGGTCCGACGGCGGGCTCGCCGCGCTGCGCCAGGCCGCGCGCCGGCTCGACCGGATCGCGCCCGAACATCCGCTGCTGGCCGACGCGCTCGCCGCGCTCGACCGCGCAGTGATCGAGGCGAGCGAGGCGGAGGACAAGCTCGCCGCCGCCGCCGAGGCGATGCGCTTCGACCCCGCCCGGCTGGAGACGGTCGAGACCCGGCTGTTCGAATTGCGCGCGCTGGCCCGCAAGCATCGCGTCGATCCCGACGCGCTCGCGGAACTGCGCGACGAGCTCGCCGCCCGGCTCGACCGGATCGAGGCGGGCGATGCCGGCCTCGCTAAACTGGAAGCCACCGCCCGCGACGCGCGCGCCGCCTATCTCGCGCTCGCCGAGGCGCTGAGCGAGGCGCGCCGCGCCGCCGCATTGCGCCTCGACGCGGCGGTCGCGATCGAGCTGGCGCCGCTCAAGCTCGACGCCGCGCGCTTCCGCACCGTGGTCGAGACGCTGCCCGAGAGCGGCTGGTCCCCCGCCGGCCGCGACCGGGTGGAGTTCGAGATCGCGACCAATCCGGGCGCGCCCTTCGCGCCGCTGATGAAGATCGCCAGCGGCGGCGAACTGTCGCGCTTCATCCTGGCGCTCAAGGTCGCGCTGGCCGAGCAGGGCTCGGCGACGACGATGATCTTCGACGAGATCGACCGCGGCGTCGGCGGCGCCGTCGCCAGCGCGATCGGCGAGCGGCTGAAGCGGCTGGCGAGCGGCGCGCAACTGCTGGTCGTCACCCACAGCCCGCAGGTCGCGGCGCGCGGCGCCAGCCACTGGCTGATCGCCAAGAGCCATGACGGCCTCGTCACCCGCACCGGCGTCCGCCCGCTCGGCGCGGACGAGCGGCAGGAGGAGATCGCCCGGATGCTGTCGGGCGCCGAGATCACCGCCGAGGCCCGCGCCCAGGCGATGCGGCTGCTCGAAGCCGCCTGA
- a CDS encoding single-stranded-DNA-specific exonuclease RecJ (TIGRFAM: single-stranded-DNA-specific exonuclease RecJ~PFAM: phosphoesterase, RecJ domain protein; phosphoesterase, DHHA1) — protein MRTPVLNVARSILGQPWHWRGGTVDGIDAGFEADDLITQLLLARGCPREAVELHRLPTIRGFMPDPSIFRDMDEAAARLADAVEHGEPVTIFGDYDVDGATSAALLIRLLRDLGLRAGFYIPDRLMEGYGPSGEALLKIGEGGTRLIVTVDCGAQAFEALKLASDAGIDVIVVDHHKCAAELPRAFALVNPNRLDEGEGAAHGHLAAVGVAFLLGAALLRVLRARNFFATRAEPKLIDLLDIVALGTVADVASLRGLNRAFVAQGIKVMAGRRNIGLAALIEASRLERAPTCTDLGFALGPRINAGGRVGKSDLGVRLLTTEDRDEARTIAAELDRLNEERRAIEKAVQEEAETLSGSQGNRSVAVVAAGGWHPGVIGIVAGRLKEKLGRPALVIALDKDGVGKGSGRSIGGVDLGAAILAAKDMGLLVAGGGHAMAAGVTVAPGGVDALADFLEERLASDVARARDDRALLLDAVVAPGGVTPSLVEALEAGGPYGAGWPAPRIAAGAVRVIKADVVGQGHVRTIVSGRDGRSIKTIAFRAADSALGQALLGAGPDRTLWIAGRPKVDDWGSRPAAELHVEDAAWAD, from the coding sequence ATGCGCACTCCCGTCCTCAACGTCGCCCGTTCGATCCTCGGCCAGCCCTGGCATTGGCGGGGCGGCACGGTCGACGGGATCGACGCGGGGTTCGAGGCGGACGACCTGATCACCCAACTCCTGCTCGCGCGCGGATGCCCGCGCGAGGCGGTCGAGCTGCACCGGCTGCCGACGATCCGCGGCTTCATGCCCGATCCGTCGATCTTCCGCGACATGGACGAGGCGGCGGCGCGGCTGGCCGACGCGGTCGAGCATGGCGAGCCGGTCACCATCTTCGGCGATTATGACGTCGACGGCGCGACCTCGGCGGCGCTGCTGATCCGGCTGTTGCGCGACCTGGGGCTGAGGGCGGGGTTCTATATCCCCGACCGGCTGATGGAGGGCTATGGCCCCTCGGGCGAGGCGCTGCTGAAGATCGGGGAGGGCGGCACCCGGCTGATCGTCACCGTCGATTGCGGCGCGCAGGCGTTCGAGGCGCTGAAGCTCGCCAGCGACGCCGGCATCGACGTGATCGTCGTCGACCATCATAAATGCGCCGCCGAGCTGCCGCGCGCCTTCGCGCTGGTCAACCCGAACCGCCTCGACGAGGGCGAGGGCGCGGCGCACGGCCATCTCGCGGCGGTCGGCGTCGCCTTCCTGCTCGGCGCGGCGCTGCTGAGGGTGCTCAGGGCGCGCAACTTCTTCGCGACCCGGGCCGAGCCCAAGCTGATCGACCTGCTCGACATCGTCGCGCTCGGCACCGTCGCCGACGTGGCTTCGTTGCGCGGGCTCAACCGGGCGTTCGTCGCGCAGGGGATCAAGGTGATGGCGGGCCGCCGCAACATCGGCCTCGCCGCGCTGATCGAGGCGTCACGGCTCGAACGGGCGCCGACCTGCACCGACCTCGGCTTCGCGCTCGGCCCCCGGATCAACGCCGGCGGCCGGGTCGGCAAGTCGGACCTCGGCGTCCGCCTGCTCACCACCGAGGATCGCGACGAGGCGCGGACGATCGCGGCCGAGCTCGACCGCCTCAACGAGGAGCGCCGCGCGATCGAGAAGGCGGTGCAGGAGGAAGCGGAGACGCTGTCCGGCTCGCAGGGCAACCGATCGGTCGCGGTGGTCGCGGCGGGGGGCTGGCATCCCGGCGTGATCGGGATCGTCGCCGGCCGCCTGAAGGAGAAGCTCGGCCGTCCCGCGCTGGTGATCGCGCTCGACAAGGACGGCGTCGGCAAGGGATCGGGCCGCTCGATCGGCGGGGTCGATCTCGGCGCGGCGATCCTGGCCGCCAAGGACATGGGCCTGCTGGTCGCGGGCGGCGGCCATGCGATGGCGGCGGGGGTCACGGTGGCCCCCGGCGGGGTCGACGCGCTCGCCGATTTCCTGGAGGAACGGCTGGCGAGCGACGTCGCCAGGGCCCGCGACGATCGCGCGCTGCTGCTCGACGCGGTGGTGGCGCCGGGCGGCGTCACCCCGTCGCTGGTCGAGGCGCTGGAGGCGGGCGGCCCCTATGGCGCCGGCTGGCCCGCGCCGCGCATAGCCGCGGGCGCGGTGCGGGTGATCAAGGCCGACGTGGTGGGGCAGGGGCATGTCCGCACCATCGTCTCGGGCCGCGACGGCCGCTCGATCAAGACGATCGCCTTCCGCGCCGCCGACAGCGCGCTCGGCCAGGCGCTGCTCGGCGCCGGCCCCGACCGCACCCTGTGGATCGCCGGCCGCCCCAAGGTCGACGACTGGGGCAGCCGCCCCGCCGCGGAACTCCATGTCGAGGACGCCGCCTGGGCCGATTGA
- a CDS encoding fructose-1,6-bisphosphatase, class II (TIGRFAM: fructose-1,6-bisphosphatase, class II~PFAM: GlpX family protein), translating to MVKPSKALDRVLVLEMVRVTEAAAIAASKLVGRGDEKAADHAAVEAMRAAFNGLDFDGTVVIGEGERDEAPMLYIGEKVGSGIGTGPKIDIALDPLEGTTITAKAGPNALAVLAIAEEGGLLNAPDVYMDKLAIGPGYEPGIVGLDRSPTENVKALAKAKGVEPNEIIACVLDRPRHEKLIAELRSLGCGIMLIPDGDVAGVIAVTNPETTIDVYMGSGGAPEGVLAAAALKCVGGQFQGRLLFRNDDEKARARKWGVTDLDRIYHLDDLVKGDAIFAATGVTDGSLLEGVKRRASGCMTTESVVMRASSGTVRWVRGEHRN from the coding sequence ATGGTAAAGCCCAGCAAGGCGCTCGACCGGGTTCTGGTTCTGGAAATGGTGCGGGTGACGGAGGCGGCCGCGATCGCCGCTTCGAAGCTCGTCGGTCGCGGCGACGAAAAGGCCGCGGACCATGCCGCGGTCGAAGCGATGCGCGCAGCTTTCAACGGGCTCGACTTCGACGGCACCGTCGTGATCGGCGAGGGCGAGCGCGACGAGGCGCCGATGCTCTACATCGGCGAGAAGGTCGGATCGGGCATCGGCACGGGCCCGAAAATCGACATCGCGCTCGATCCGCTCGAAGGCACCACGATCACCGCCAAGGCGGGCCCCAACGCGCTGGCGGTGCTCGCCATCGCCGAGGAGGGCGGCCTGCTCAACGCGCCCGACGTCTATATGGACAAGCTGGCGATCGGACCGGGCTATGAGCCCGGCATCGTCGGCCTCGACCGCAGCCCGACCGAGAACGTCAAGGCGCTGGCCAAGGCCAAGGGCGTCGAGCCGAACGAGATCATCGCCTGCGTGCTCGACCGGCCCCGCCACGAGAAGCTGATCGCCGAGCTGCGGTCGCTCGGCTGCGGCATCATGCTGATCCCCGACGGCGACGTCGCCGGCGTGATCGCGGTGACCAATCCGGAAACGACGATCGACGTCTACATGGGCTCGGGCGGCGCGCCGGAAGGCGTGCTCGCGGCGGCGGCGCTCAAGTGCGTCGGCGGCCAGTTCCAGGGCCGGCTGCTGTTCCGCAACGACGACGAGAAGGCCCGCGCCCGCAAATGGGGCGTCACCGACCTCGACCGCATCTATCATCTCGACGACCTGGTGAAGGGCGACGCGATCTTCGCGGCGACCGGCGTCACCGACGGCTCGCTGCTCGAAGGCGTCAAGCGCCGCGCCAGCGGCTGCATGACCACCGAGAGCGTCGTGATGCGCGCCTCCAGCGGCACCGTCCGCTGGGTTCGCGGCGAACATCGCAACTGA
- a CDS encoding homoserine dehydrogenase (PFAM: homoserine dehydrogenase; amino acid-binding ACT domain protein; homoserine dehydrogenase, NAD-binding): protein MLPRTRAVFRERVSMSQPLRVALAGLGTVGAGVVKLIDENRALIERRAGRPIEIVAVSARDRSRDRGVDLSRFAWVDDATTLAASGDVDVVVELVGGSDGPALTLARDTLGAGKPFVTANKAMIAHHGLELAELAEQKGVALKYEAAVAGGIPVIKGLREGAAANVISHVFGILNGTCNYILTEMEEKGSDFAEVLAEAQRLGYAEADPSFDIDGIDAAHKLSILSSLAFGTAVDFDSIEVTGIRHIIAADIAEAAALGFRVRLVGHGEESAKGLFQRVHPCLVPLSHPLAHVSGSLNAVVAHGNFVGRLFFQGRGAGEGPTASAVVADLIDIARGETGPAFAMPVAALAKPATAPAGDRRGRAYLRFTVADRPGVLAEITAAMRDAGVSIESLIQRGVADDGNVLIAMVTHVGPERAVADALDRLAGSQSLAGTPMLMHILDE, encoded by the coding sequence ATGCTCCCTAGGACGCGGGCGGTATTTCGAGAAAGGGTATCTATGTCGCAGCCGTTGAGGGTCGCGCTCGCAGGTTTGGGAACGGTCGGCGCGGGCGTCGTCAAGCTCATCGACGAGAACCGCGCGCTCATCGAGCGCCGTGCCGGCCGCCCGATCGAGATCGTCGCCGTTTCGGCGCGCGACCGGTCGCGCGATCGCGGCGTCGATCTTTCGCGCTTCGCCTGGGTCGACGACGCCACCACGCTGGCGGCGTCCGGCGATGTCGACGTCGTGGTCGAGCTGGTCGGCGGGTCGGACGGCCCGGCGCTGACCCTGGCGCGCGACACGCTCGGCGCGGGCAAGCCCTTCGTCACCGCCAACAAGGCGATGATCGCGCATCACGGCCTCGAACTGGCCGAGCTGGCCGAGCAGAAGGGCGTCGCGCTCAAATATGAGGCGGCGGTCGCGGGCGGCATCCCGGTGATCAAGGGGCTGCGCGAGGGCGCGGCCGCCAACGTGATCAGCCATGTGTTCGGCATCCTCAACGGCACCTGCAACTATATCCTCACCGAAATGGAGGAGAAGGGCAGCGACTTCGCCGAGGTGCTCGCCGAGGCGCAGCGGCTGGGCTATGCCGAGGCCGACCCCAGCTTCGACATCGACGGCATCGACGCCGCGCACAAGCTGTCGATCCTCTCCAGCCTCGCCTTCGGCACCGCGGTCGATTTCGATTCGATCGAGGTCACCGGCATCCGCCACATCATCGCCGCCGATATCGCCGAGGCCGCCGCGCTCGGCTTCCGCGTCCGGCTGGTCGGCCATGGCGAGGAGAGCGCCAAGGGGCTGTTCCAGCGCGTCCATCCCTGCTTGGTGCCGCTCAGCCATCCGCTCGCCCATGTCTCGGGATCGCTCAACGCGGTGGTCGCGCACGGCAATTTCGTCGGCCGGCTGTTCTTCCAGGGGCGCGGCGCGGGCGAGGGGCCGACCGCGTCGGCGGTGGTCGCCGACTTGATCGACATCGCGCGCGGCGAGACCGGGCCCGCCTTCGCCATGCCGGTGGCGGCGCTCGCCAAGCCGGCGACGGCGCCCGCCGGCGACCGGCGCGGCCGCGCCTATCTGCGCTTCACCGTCGCCGATCGTCCGGGCGTGCTGGCCGAGATCACCGCGGCGATGCGCGACGCCGGCGTCTCGATCGAGAGCCTGATCCAGCGCGGCGTCGCCGACGACGGCAACGTCCTGATCGCGATGGTGACGCATGTCGGCCCCGAGCGCGCGGTCGCCGATGCGCTCGACCGGCTCGCCGGCTCGCAGAGCCTCGCCGGAACGCCCATGTTGATGCATATCCTCGACGAATAG
- a CDS encoding RNA polymerase, sigma-24 subunit, ECF subfamily (TIGRFAM: RNA polymerase sigma-70~PFAM: sigma-70 region 2 domain protein; sigma-70 region 4 domain protein; Sigma-70, region 4 type 2), with product MLAEHRQQLVRFFTSRTGDAAEAEDVVQEIWLHVARASGGPVAHPLAYLHRIGMNIALDRLREGRRRARREQGWTDAAVSIAGHEAVDETPSPLAVAEGRQRIRALAAAIEKLPPGAARVFRRHKLDGLGHAEIAAELGISRSAVEKHIAVALRHLREALE from the coding sequence GTGCTGGCCGAACATCGGCAGCAGCTCGTCCGCTTCTTCACCAGCCGGACCGGCGACGCGGCCGAGGCGGAGGATGTCGTCCAGGAGATCTGGCTGCACGTCGCCCGCGCGAGCGGCGGCCCGGTCGCGCATCCGCTCGCCTATCTCCACCGGATCGGCATGAACATCGCGCTCGATCGGCTGCGCGAGGGCCGCCGCCGCGCGCGGCGCGAGCAGGGCTGGACCGACGCGGCGGTCAGCATCGCCGGCCATGAGGCGGTCGACGAGACGCCGTCGCCGCTCGCGGTCGCCGAGGGGCGGCAGCGCATCCGCGCGCTCGCCGCCGCGATCGAGAAGCTGCCGCCGGGCGCGGCGCGCGTGTTCCGCCGCCACAAGCTCGACGGGCTCGGCCATGCCGAGATCGCGGCCGAGCTGGGAATCAGCCGCAGCGCGGTCGAAAAGCATATCGCGGTCGCGCTGCGCCATCTGCGCGAGGCGCTCGAATGA
- a CDS encoding 17 kDa surface antigen (PFAM: 17 kDa surface antigen) — protein sequence MKNKAILAAIAAALVAQTALPESVSAQRYEQRDRHDKHDRYDRNDRNDRRWRGDRNDGWDPSRHYDKKRYKERRLGRNDRIYRGSDGRYYCKRDNGTTGLVVGALAGGVLGNVIGGNTLGTLLGAGGGALLGRQIDRGDVKCR from the coding sequence ATGAAAAACAAAGCTATTCTTGCAGCGATAGCAGCGGCGCTGGTCGCCCAGACCGCGCTTCCCGAAAGCGTTTCGGCCCAGCGCTACGAGCAGCGCGACCGGCATGACAAGCATGATCGCTACGACCGCAACGACCGGAACGACCGCCGGTGGCGCGGCGACCGCAACGACGGGTGGGACCCTTCGCGGCATTATGACAAGAAGCGCTACAAGGAACGCCGCCTCGGCCGCAACGACCGCATCTATCGCGGCAGCGACGGCCGCTATTATTGCAAGCGCGACAATGGCACGACCGGCCTGGTCGTCGGCGCGCTGGCGGGCGGCGTGCTCGGCAACGTCATCGGCGGCAACACCCTCGGCACCCTGCTCGGCGCCGGCGGCGGCGCGCTGCTCGGCCGGCAGATCGATCGCGGCGACGTGAAGTGCCGCTGA